The window CTACGTACCATTTCATTCCAGATACAATAAATGTTTTTACATTCTTCTTTGTGTGTGTGTCTTCACATTCATATGCTTATGGCAATTCTAATCAGACACGTTATCAGATTTAATTCACAAATTTTTTGAACAAAGTCAATTGAAAAAGTTTGCTTTTATTTATCCATTTTTGATGAAAGAATAGTGATATTAAGTAGTAGAGTTATGGGTATAGAAATAGGTAGCCATATCTAAGTTTATGTTACATGTGCATCTACATATTGATTCTGGGCAGTTACATTGGCAATTGGCAAAGCATGGGCAAGCACGTTGACATTAATTGTGCTAGCTTGCTTAAATTTGATATGCAAGGTAATTAAGAATTAATCCAAATTCGAACAATATATGTGATATGCAAGGCAAAACCTTCTAAACTAGGAGTAAACGGGTAAACAGACAGTCTTTGTACTTAGATTACCCGAAGAGGAAACATACCTTTACTTACATTTATGCGACCTAACCAGGCTATCCCTTGCTCATTTCCGACCCTTTCCGTGATCACCAAGATGCAAGGTTTGAGCTGAATGTGGATAACATGTATAATAAATCACGATAAGGAGATCTACGTTTTTGTGACGTACATTTGTTTTATGAAATCACTAGGTGTATGCGATATTTCCTAATTGCGTCTAAGATTAAAGTTTCAGCTTAATTAGTAAATAacgttaattatattaatattaactaccGAAAATTGTAAGAGAAAAAATGTCATGTTTGTTGGATTGCTCGTATATAGAAGTTAAAGTGTTGCTTTAGCTTAATTAGAGCGGCAGTTCATATACCATTTTCACCAAAAGTGGGATGTCAAGATTTGTGAAAAACACACAAAGTTGAAAACATGTTTCTAACCACCCAATATGAACAATATTTAGCATTGTTTTAATTAAAGAAAGGCATGGGTCAAATGCAGATACCTTACTAAAAGAACAAGATTATATATGTATCAACTTTTCTTATAAGTTATAACCATCTCAATTAACATAGTGGTGGTTGATGTCTAGATATACATCATCACCAAAGTTTTTATCATGCAAAGCATGCAAAGCAAGTAGTTGTCATGGAATTAATCAAACTCGTAAAGCGAGTAGGATACTCaggtatacaaaaaaataaaaataagagatCTTCAAACTTTACTAGCAGCATATAATAGAGTTACGAAAAAAAGTTCGAAAATGGTTACGGGATAACCTAATTAAGCGGCATACATGCGCGTAAAAATACTCATTCATTCACCAACTGGCCTGAACAAAGAAACATTATCAGTTTACTCGTTTAATTTTCCTCTATATTTTATTGTATAAGAATATAATCCTAACAAAACATGTGAGTATGTTTGATTTGTAATCTTATtgaatactccctccgtctcattccaatttcttcatttctccaccaataaaatatcttctctctccagatccaccaatgaaatatctttttttctttctatttatggaagtggactatcagaatgggacagtcCAAAATAGAATAATGGCCTATTGGAATGAGATGGAGTTAGTAATATAATTTTACTTGTAATCATATACTTAAATTCTGTCATTCCTAATATTGTGTTAAGGTACGATATATGAAATGAAAAGTGATGTAAAATACACATCATATACCCCCCCTTTTCAGATTGTACATCAAATCCAACACTAACTTAAAACTAGCCTGCCAACCAAAACTAGAGTAAAAGAACACTCAACTTCAAACCCAATCCATGTAACTCTCTTATATCTTCCTTTTAAATGCCACGTACAACACCTCTCCCACTTCACAAATACCGCCATGATTCACCTCATTTCTTTCTTCCTCCTCCTCCTCATCCACCATTCTACCGgcgccgccaccaccaccaccaccacatttTCAAAACAGTTCAAAGAAGCCCCACAATTCTACAATTCTCAAGAGTGCCCATCAGTCATTCAAACCAATAATGCTTCAACCATAAAAAACGATCCCATCGTTCATGTCGCCATGACCCTTGACGCCACCTACATTCGCGGATCAATGGCGGCTATCCTTTCCATCCTTCAACACTCCACGTGTCCCGAAAATATTATTTTCCATTTTGTCACATCTTCCTCCAACACGTCCCTACCAAATAAGGGTAGAACCAGGTACAACATAGCGGGGTCTAATGACCCCACTCGACCTTTTAATTAACttttacataattattatatgtgtAGAATTTTTTTAACGATAACTTCAGGACTGTTTTTAATTTACATAGAAGTAATGTACATAGCGGTTTTAACGATAGTGTAAGATTGTTGTTAGAAAAATTCTTGTATTTAATTTTTAACTAATTCcttaataataaatttaatgacGAGCAGGCAGGTCGCATCACCGGTGCTTCTACGCAACACAATTGCTAACTCATTTCCATATCTCAAATTCGAAGTTTACCCTTTCGAAGATTCCATAGTTTCCGGGCTAATATCAACATCTATACGAGCCGCCCTAGATTGTCCGCTAAACTACGCTAGAAGCTACCTTGCTAACATACTCCCATTACACGTCAAAAAAGTCGTATACCTCGACTCGGACTTAGTACTAGTCGACGACATTGCGAAACTCGCAGCCACTCCCCTTGGTGACTCTATTTTAGCCGCACCCGAATATTGCAATGCAAACTTCACCTTCTATTTCACACCAACTTTTTGGTCCAACCCTTCATTATCATCCACATTTAATGACCGAAAAACCGTGTTACTTTAACACCGGAGTAATGGTAATGGATTTAGACCGATGGCGAGTGGGCCAATACACGACAAAAATTGAAGAATGGATGGAGTTGCAAAAGAGAATGAGGATATATGAACTTGGTTCGTTACCACCATTTTTGTTAGTTTTTGCTGGAAATATAGCACCAGTGAACCATAGGTGGAACCAACATGGGCTAGGTGGGGACAATTTTCGTGGGTTGTGTAGGGATTTACATCCGGGTCCAGTGAGTTTGTTGCATTGGAGTGGTAAAAGTAAACCATGGGTTAGACTTGATGCAGAGAGACCATGTCCATTGGATGCACTTTGGGCACCTTATGATCTTTTGAAACCTCCATTTTCTTTTGATTTATGAAGGTGTGAGAGTTATGTATAATAATATGAAGATGGTACATAGACATTATACATGGACGGTTTAGTCCAAGTAGATGGTAATTACTATGTTTAGAAATTGTTTCAATAATGAGTTGAAAATTCTTAATTTTGTAACTAGAGAAAGAAATTTTTCTAAAATGTTTGGTAAGATTCTAAGAACATATTTATTTACAGTGAAAGACTTTTAAAGGTACATTGCATGTAACAAACTtgaatagaatatctatatataatcaaACACTTGATGTGTATCTCTATAAAAGGTAAACTTTTaaaacattatttatttatttattcttttatttttatttttattttttggcaaaaataacgaTAACGTAAACATAGTCttttcatcaatagatgaaaaagACGAACAAAGATACAATCGGAACAAACGCATTCTAAGGCTCGGAAGCAGCCCTATAACTAAACAAAAAGCCTAAGCTACCTAACCCGAACCTTGATCAACCGAAACACCAAAACGATCACGGGACACAATCAACTACAAGACCAATACAAAACAACCAAATCTAACAGGTCCACATAAAACACTAAAACAACAAAACCGCTCTAACACTTCTCTACAACCGCTTTACTTTTATCTTTACTTTTCCGAGTCTTTATTTATTATGGTTTCTAAAaagtgtgtaataaataattttccAATTTATATTCTACTACATTGAACCTAGAAATCTCAATTAAATATGGTGCAATGAAGGGGGTGCAATGCAGGGTCTGTTATGAATGAAAGTTCTCGGTCCATGATATCAGAAAGGATGTGATCTTTCTACTCAATTATTTGATAAATCCACTCATATTATTGAGAGTTGTACTATACAAACAGTTGTACTATACAAACAATTACTCACAAAAATAGTAGATATCGTATTTATGCATTGACAGTTGTACTATACAAACAATTACTTAATTTGTCCTGTCCAAAACTGCTATTACGCAAAAAGTTAAGCTTGAGTCACTAACATGAAGATATGATTCTGGTTTAAAACGGAATGATTCTAAACTTAAAGATCTTGGTTCTTGTTACAATATCTCAATATTTTCTCTTTGGGTTTGATCTTGTACAGTTGCACAACCAAatgaaaatcaaagattaagcaaatacAAGTCAAATGTGGCATTAGAAAAAACATGCCTCCAAAAAAAGTGGCACATTGAATGTATGAAGATGAGATTCAGGTGCTGGTGACTATTAGTGCATGAGCAGATGAAGAGCAATGGGCAATTTATTGATTAGACCACTAATTACACTTGACAATTGGGTGTGGGGCATCCCCTAGGTGTCAACCTAGTAAcgcctgttttttttttttttttttgtgaaaaatGAGAACTTCATAGAAAACAAGAACTTCATAGAAAACAAGAACCTTTCGTCGAAAAGACGAAGAACCTAAACAAAACGAAACAACATACCGGCACTCAACGCAACTAGAAAGCAAGAAAAAACAAACCATCCAACCTCAACTATCTAAAAGCGACCGTGCAAAAACTAAAATACAACCAAACCGCACAAGAAAAACCACACAAGTAAAACCACACAAGAAAAACCAAACAAAACAAACCACAAAAACCCTCACTCTAAACGGACCAAACAAACCAATCAAGAGAACCAAACCAACACCAAACAACTACCAAAACAATACGTCTACCCTTATGGGGCGTTGTGGGTGAAGATCAGGTAAAACAATGGACGTTGGTTTTGGTTATTTTAATCATTTTCCAAACTTTTTCATAACATTTTCAATCAAATTCCAATAATACACTCTTTCACAACCTTTCCCACAACCACCCCTTTCTCACAACTTTGGCACGTCAAAGTGATAACCCCACAACCTCTGAAATGAAATATGTAGAGAACATTTATTCAATCAAATACTCAACTACTTATACCTACATGAAGATGTAATTACAGGAACCTGCGTAGAGTCGCGAGTAAGTTTGAATGAAAAAACAGTTCATGTTCAATGCCGGAGACAAGATCCTCAATCAGACCAAGCGTTCTTGGCTAGTCGCTCCTTCGCTGCCTATACAGTGTCATTGTTAGCTAAAAAAATTGAAAATTGCAGTATACAAAATACAAAAACAAATTAAAAGAATGCGTGATTATATATTATTATGATGACAGAATCTACAGGTACCATACAAATGTAGTTTGATAGTGGTATATTATCTATGGTAAtctttacaaaaaaaataaaaatcaataaGCTAACCCTTGCTATGACAAAAAAATGGAAACTGAAAAAACGATCCATATCTAAAAAGGAAACGTCCCTGTCAATCGAATGTGTTCCAATGTACTCGGAAGTCCATATTTAAGTACCGCCTGATGGCCAGCTCTGAAACCATTTCCATAAACGGGTGACATGTCAGATTCAATCTGATGTTTGAAGAACTCTGCGAGTTTCTTGTCAAATGGAGATCTTTTCCATTGCCTTGATGACGTGGCAGATGACGAGGATGGTATGTTTTGATTTGATATGAAAGATATTTGGGTTATTAGCCACATATGAGCTAAAACTTGACATATTCCTTCTTCTACATCTTGACTCAGTGTTCTATAGCCTTAAGGTaaggaaaaaggaaaaaaaaaaaacaaataggtTGTTAAAAAGTAAGTTTTTCTTATTTATACTGTCATTTAATGACGCTTTATGCATTATAGTTTTTTAATTAAAGAAAAAAGAAATGCACATTATATAATAATCTAAGGAAATAAACTTAGGTTATGCAAAATAGGTAATTGTGAGACCTTGAAGTCGCAGCCATGCATGCATCATTTCGTGAGCCAAGATTGATCCTGTCAACAACCTGTATGCAGAAAGTGACTTAGTATTATACCTGGAAAACGAGTCGGGTCAGGTCCGGTTTGGTCAAGGATCAAATGGGTTTGGGTTGAAACAGGTCAGCTTTTAAATGGGTCAATGTGACTTCTTAAGTAACTGCAGGTGTAATAGTTGGTCCTGATGTGACTTCTTAAGTAACTAATGGATCAAAAAACAGTAATGAAAAAACAGATTTTATAAATTATTTTTAGTTGCTAAACACCTAAGGTAAAAGAATGTGTGATATTAATACATGAAGATATCATTCTGATATTCCTCATCAAGTAGAAGACGTACTCACATATATTAATTGAATTGTGCGTTTACGTTTAGGTGTCTAAATTTAGTGCGCTTGAGCATATAGACCAGGAATTTTATGGCAGATAAAGAATTAAAAGAATACCTAGGAAGGCCATAAAGAATGAGGATCGCTGTAACCTCACAACGACGTGTCAGCTTATACGGTTCTGTTCTCGTGTCTGGGACCCGATTTCCCATCCCAATTCTTGGCCGTCTCAAAACCTGCGAACGCATatcattaaaaataaaataaaattgaagaaCTCATTTGAAGGatatttgaaaagaaaaaaaaaacccatTAATACGTACTGTGCTAACAGTTTGTTCCTCCGAAAGGCAAAGTCCTCGTGTCTCGGGCATGTGGTAATGGCCCTGCAATTTAACATGAGAATAAGAATATTAAAAACAAGAACTTCAAGCTTTTCGTTCAGAATACACTCAAGAGACCTGTAGGTGGCAAGATGGGCGGGTCACAAATGTTAGGCAATGGCACAATTTACATTACACGTTCAAATGGGCTGGGCCAGGTTGGAGTTGACCCGTAAAAACTTTTTTATCCATTCAAAAGAGCATATAAGAACTAATGAACTAATACAGACTAGAAAAACAACATTGTTACACCAATAATCCAAATCCGAGTATAGGGACATTTGGCCCACTTTCAACCCATTTGAATTGTTCGAACAATTCCTCTTTTAGCAAATAAACTATAATTGACCCGTTAGACAAACACAACAGAACCATTAAATAAATGGGTCAAGATTCCCACCTCTAGAGAAACATAATATAAACACAAAGATGCCGAAAAGAGTTTCCTTACATTCCTCTCTCCATCCATGGCCTCATTTAGTGCTTGTCGCTCTACCAAAAGCAGAGGAATTTTCTGTTCCACCTTCATATTTAAACTTTCATAAAACGCTTGTATATCAATATATAGCGGTTGACACTCGCTCGTATCACTAACTGACGAATCAAGACACTCCAAGCAAAGTTTCCGACCATCATTAAGAGCCGCATAGCTCGTATCACGTGGCTGAAAATCGTTATCCATCACTTCTTGTATTCATattgttattaaataaataaaatttttaattaaaacaaATTACTGAAAATTGTACCTCCATTCGCTCACAGCTACAGCACCTAGGAGTCCCATCGTGCTCATGAAATGGGCAATATTTTTGGGCCCAAAAAGGATGTGCTCTATATTCAATAAGGCCAGCCGCATTTGTCGGAATCTGTTTAAAACATGTGTACATCTTAGCAATTGAAAAAAATAAAACGAGAGAAAATAAGTAATTTCATGATAAACTTTACTTACAAAGTGCTGGCAAACATCACATTTTGGATGATAGTGATTCTTGTAGCAAGACTTGTGATAAGGATGATTTCCCGACACAGAAAACTATATGAGATAAAAAAAATTCAGAATATTATAAATTCAAAATTATTGAGCCTTTGTCATTTCAATACAAAAGATAAAACAAAGGTAAACAAAGTAGAATCTGCAATATGGGCGGGTCAGGAAGATTATGTAACAGGTAAAAATGGGTTAAAGTcagaacgaatatatatatatatatatatatatatatatatatatatatatatatatatatatatatatatatatatatatatatatatatatgacttcaaTACCTCATAATCAGCAATCGGTTGGTTACATGCATGGCATCTGAAACACTCTGGATGCCAAACTGCACCCATGCAACTTAAAAATCTTCCATGACCAATCTCATAATTACATCCGGCACATATCCTTTAACAAGAAAAGGTACAAACTTATTAATACAGAAATCGTAAAACAACTTCCGTTTATCATCGGCAAAAGAAAAACCTGTTAAGCACAGTATAAAAAGTATAGcactatcaaaactacatttatatTGCTATCTGTAAAGTTAATCAACCCTTAAAATAACAGAGCATACAGGCTAGTACATGAACTACAAAAACTGAACTAAAACGATATGTTGAAACTCAAACATGAGCAGTCGGTTGATATCTGAACTAGACAACATCTAATACTAatgttttatataaattttatagaaAAACATTGATATATGCCACTAATAAGTATGACAAAAGATTACAGTAATAAATGCAATTACCTGAATCCAGTCGAGTACGGGAATTGTAAAGGTTGATAAAAATTTCCGTTTCCATTTGTGTTTGGGTTCGCATTTACATGTCTATGTTTGGGTGGAGACTCTATTTTTAGACTTTCTTGTAAAGCCCTTGCAAGTTGTTCATCTTCTTTAACCTGAGCATCATCAACTAACCAAATATTTCAAAAAATGGCATTTGATTAATATTACATTCGGGTTCAATTAGTAAAGTAACACAAACTATGGATTACTTATAAACAGATAATATTATCACTTACTAATTACATGTTTCCCTCTTCCTCCTTCGTCTGCAAGTGATATCGCGATTGCACGGTCAATATCTTCTATCTCTGAATGCGGATCTTGCTAAACTTTCATACAAGTAAAAAGTACACAATTAAACCTTGATAGGTTAATCAGGTACAAAACAAACATGCCAATAAACAAGACATTAATAAAGAACAACAGTATTTACCCATGTTGTAGAACTAGAAGGATGATTTGCATCtgaaactgtattatcttcatatctCCAGTTATATTCCCCTTCTGAAACTTCATGGTTGGAGCCTTTAAAAATTCTGCTAAGCCAACCCATTAAAGAAAACTACTATCTGTACAAGTTCAAATAAAAAACACTACCTGCATAAAAACATGTCTCATAGTTATCACATGGAACGAAAACGCATACAGAATATTCAAAACAATTTAAGATTGCTTAAAAACTCATTTGTCTGTAACAACATTTAGGAATAAAATGTAATGTAATGGCAATTTCACATAACAAATAGGCAAAAGTGTATGTCCCCTACAATGGCAATCATAAGCATATTTTCTACTTATAAACATTTAATGAACAGCTTTTATGGTTTGAATCATTCAATGCAGACTACAGTTTACCTAATAGAACAAAATTTAAGGTATAACATCCTCTGGCATCTGATTGTGTAACACCTTAAATTTACCAAATTGTGTACATACACAGTCAAAATATGCTAAATCATCTACACGTGTCAGGTGGACGCACAATTTAATAAGGAAGAATATACAAGAGTAATTAAATGAATCCGAAACTAATCGAATCACGAAATCAAGTAGCAGCtcaaatacaaatataaacaaaCAAAATCAAGGTGCGAATGACGTCATTGTTTATGCAATTCTGAATTCACAAACGTGTATGCATACATATATATTCACCGAAGCAGTTTATAAAATAGCAACAGTGAGTGAATTCATGATCATTAGGTAAACAATAGTGAATCATTCATTCATTGTAGCAATAATAATAAATTACAAAAATAATTAAtagaaaaagtaaaagtaaaaggtaAAAAGTGTGACTTACGATTAGAATCAAAGCCGTTGATCCTTGTGTAAAGCAAAAAAGTGATAATAAGAAGGTGATGAATTATGTGTGTGGAGTTGTATTTAgaaaatgaaataataataattttgagggttttaatttaatttaattagggGTTTCGTGATTCAGGGGAAGATTTgattgagaagaagaagaagaatcacGAACCCAAACACGGCATTTGGTTTGTTTAGGCTTCTAATCTAATCTAACTAAAGGATGAAATTTCGTCAGGAAAAGTCAAAATACACGCGTTCATATCTAAAAAATTCTTTACTTCCACACCTAAACAATGGGGGATGATATATCCACTTCTCTTTTTACCTTTTTCACCCAAAATTACTAAAATGccattaataataaatttatatgaTCTTTTTAAAAAACTTTATTATAATTTATAGAGAGATATTTTAAGAAAAAGTGAAGAAATGTTGGTGGAAGAAGTAAAAAGAGAGGTGGATATATCATCTCCCCTAAAGAATAGGTTATTTTagattaattaattaaagtattattattatttattaatgttgattatgattatgatgattatgattagatCTTTAGGAGCTTTTTGGATTTTACAAGATTTGTTTTCTCGTCTTAGCAACAAGTTTAACGGTAGGAAAGATATAAGGgggcgggctgttttggtttgttaACTAGAATGAAACTAGTTGAAGTATCGGTGAATTTACGAGTTTGTGTATAGTTACATATATTGTTAAAGATATATATTAtttaactagttaaagacccgcgatttcgcgggattTTTGAAGAGTGAaatcatttattattttttttatattgtatttgttattTTGCTTTGAATTTAGTTATTCAAACAATTACCAATAGAAGATGATCAATATGAAATTGATATTTCCATAAGAATACtatttgtaacatatttatattggtaTTTTTTTAATATACAGAATAATAAGATTATACAAACATAAGATCATACATTTTAGTTATTTAGTTGCAACTCGTGTTTAATGATAAGATCTGTAGCATATCAAAATTACCATCATTCATCGATTGACATATCATAAAGTTCAATTACATGTCAAACTATTCAATGAATACTAAGCTACCATAAGTTACATCTTAAAGTGTTTAATAGTTACATGCCTAAGCATCAAAATAGAAAGAAACTAAATTCATAGATACATCAAATACTTTTCATTGAAATTGAAATGGCTGCTTACCCAGGTATGTTCGCCAGGTACAGGAAAGACAACTTGTCGGTCGTGGAGATCATTATTGGCTTGTGTAGGTTGGTTTTCTTCATTCATTTACTCTATATCAGATTCAGGATCGAATTCTT of the Rutidosis leptorrhynchoides isolate AG116_Rl617_1_P2 chromosome 5, CSIRO_AGI_Rlap_v1, whole genome shotgun sequence genome contains:
- the LOC139846988 gene encoding protein DA1-like codes for the protein MGWLSRIFKGSNHEVSEGEYNWRYEDNTVSDANHPSSSTTWQDPHSEIEDIDRAIAISLADEGGRGKHVIIDDAQVKEDEQLARALQESLKIESPPKHRHVNANPNTNGNGNFYQPLQFPYSTGFRICAGCNYEIGHGRFLSCMGAVWHPECFRCHACNQPIADYEFSVSGNHPYHKSCYKNHYHPKCDVCQHFIPTNAAGLIEYRAHPFWAQKYCPFHEHDGTPRCCSCERMEPRDTSYAALNDGRKLCLECLDSSVSDTSECQPLYIDIQAFYESLNMKVEQKIPLLLVERQALNEAMDGERNGHYHMPETRGLCLSEEQTVSTVLRRPRIGMGNRVPDTRTEPYKLTRRCEVTAILILYGLPRLLTGSILAHEMMHAWLRLQGYRTLSQDVEEGICQVLAHMWLITQISFISNQNIPSSSSATSSRQWKRSPFDKKLAEFFKHQIESDMSPVYGNGFRAGHQAVLKYGLPSTLEHIRLTGTFPF